The following DNA comes from Vigna radiata var. radiata cultivar VC1973A unplaced genomic scaffold, Vradiata_ver6 scaffold_569, whole genome shotgun sequence.
TCCCGATTCTCCTTTTGAAATTTACAACGCTCCACTTACATTTCTGTTGCTTCTTGCCTTTCGTCTGAACGACTAGGGTGGAATGAATGCACAGATTTCTCTTTTTCGCGGAAGACGCAAAGACAGGTTACAACCCTCAGCAGCATCCCTTCTAAGTTCTAAGTGCACGTGTACAGGTCCTGGGCTCGCGGGTGCGAGCAGTTTTTGGGAATCCCGTCTCCGGTCGGTGGGCACTCGAGTCCGAGTCGTTAACAACCCTCCCCTCCAACTCCTTCAACCACTGCCCACCGCGCATCTTAAGCCTACCCCCCCCCTTCATGCTTCATCACCACCAAGTGACTTTCATTATACCTGCAATCACCCCTTCGGACATCGATTAATCGATTTTTGATACACCTGCACCAGCAACAATTTTGCATCGACATAATTCGCCGTCTGCTCATTGCCGCGCACGCATCGGGTAGTTACGCTGTTCTTCCGTCGTGAGATTTCTTTTCGGTACCGTTTCGGAGTTGCATTCTCGCTTCTTAAAATAGCCTTTTTTAAGGCTACTCCGTCGGGTTTCGTACTTCGCGTTCGTTTTCTTCCTTTCGCCCCCGTCTTCTCTAATCCTCGTTATCAATATCGTTATCACTAAGAGTGATTAATTCTGTGTTTATTTTGCTCCCTTGGTTTTTGCTATGGAACTTATTTAATGCAATTAGTGCTGAACTGTTTCAATTTGTGTAAGAAAtgagtgaaaagaaaaggaagcgCCCAGAATACCGGAACCCGGTTCGAAAATACTTCGAGTGGAACGAGTCCAGAAAATGCCAAATGTGTAAAGTGAAAGGCTGCAGCTCAGGAATTTCGGTgagttatttttttactattctaTAATATGCATGCTCTCTGATTGTTGTAATTTGAGTGACCTCAACAGATTCGCTACATTATTTCTTGTCcccttaaaattaaatatttaggttcattaaaatttaaatttcttgcaTCTTCTCTAATTTGACATAGCTTTTTTGTTACTGATAGCGCTCGAAAAGCTTAAAACTCAGTCCAACCCCTCCTTTTGTTGAATGCAGATCTAATTCTCTGCAACTTTTGATGAACCCCGTTTCTTTGGACCATAACTCGCGCATCTTGCAGAAAATATCGTTTCTCCAGTTTACGGCTGCAATAGAGAGACTTTCACGTATCGACGGTTTAAGTCGGCAATCACATAACTCGGTTTGCTACGTCGCAGACTTCCtgtcatatttcattttttaaaggGAAAAACTACTCAACGNCAATTCTTTAAAACTGCCGTGATTTTTCTTCTCTGTGCGAAGAAAATTCTGCATAAACTTCAAGGAATAATGTCAATtggtttttccttttaaaaaataacatagtGGCGGAGATTTTCGGACAGCGCAAACGAGTTATATGATTGCCGACTTACACCATCGATATTTATCTCTTCCTTAAGTTCTTCATTTTTTCCGACGTTACtcctttttttatattcttgCAGTATTCTTTACTTCcaaaatttcatgaaaaattACATCACTATTATTATAACTTTCAAATTTTCGATCCAcgtttttctttcttactttATTATTCTTTACTTTTAATTCTTCGTGAACaagattttatttcatttcataactgctcattttacttaaattatttttatttcaaattttttcaattacttttcGGAAGCTGCGACTGATGTTATTGATTAAAACAGTTCCGTTATCATATCGCCCCGAGGCTTTTTCCATACTACAGACTCTGCGCTGCTAGGTTTACCTATAGTATATCTTTCTTATTGACGAATGTTCTTTCAGTTTTGTTCACCAATATTTACACGGTTCGTCCCAGCTTTAAAAGCTGAGCTTTTGCTTCGGTCAAACTTGCGTGCGATATATCACAGCGACCTACAGAATATGTGTTAGAATATCTCGATTGTCCAAAAGTTTTCGAAGGACGATAGACTCTGCCTACAGTCCTAAAGAGTCCTCTTCAACCTAAAACATGACAAAATTCAGAGCAATGAAATCAGCAATCCTTTTGGTGAAACATCTCGCCTTCAATATTTGAAGACATCCACCGAATGAGATGTTTCCTCTCAATAAAGAATCCTNNNNNNNNNNNNNNNNNNNNNNNNNNNNNNNNNNNNNNNNNNNNNNNNNNNNNNNNNNNNNNNNNNNNNNNNNNNNNNNNNNNNNNNNNNNNNNNNNNNNNNNNNNNNNNNNNNNNNNNNNNNNNNNNNNNNNNNNNNNNNNNNNNNNNNNNNNNNNNNNNNNNNNNNNNNNNNNNNNNNNNNNNNNNNNNNNNNNNNNNNNNNNNNNNNNNNNNNNNNNNNNNNNNNNNNNNNNNNNNNNNNNNNNNNNNNNNNNNNNNNNNNNNNNNNNNNNNNNNNNNNNNNNNNNNNNNNNNNNNNNNNNNNNNNNNNNNNNNNNNNNNNNNNNNNNNNNNNNNNNNNNNNNNNNNNNNNNNNNNNNNNNNNNNNNNNNNNNNNNNNNNNNNNNNNNNNNNNNNNNNNNNNNNNNNNNNNNNNNNNNNNNNNNNNNNNNNNNNNNNNNNNNNNNNNNNNNNNNNNNNNNNNNNNNNNNNNNNNNNNNNNNNNNNNNNNNNNNNNNNNNNNNNNNNNNNNNNNNNNNNNNNNNNNNNNNNNNNNNNNNNNNNNNNNNNNNNNNNNNNNNNNNNNNNNNNNNNNNNNNNNNNNNNNNNNNNNNNNNNNNNNNNNNNNNNNNNNNNNNNNNNNNNNNNNNNNNNNNNNNNNNNNNNNNNNNNNNNNNNNNNNNNNNNNNNNNNNNNNNNNNNNNNNNNNNNNNNNNNNNNNNNNNNNNNNNNNNNNNNNNNNNNNNNNNNNNNNNNNNNNNNNNNNNNNNNNNNNNNNNNNNNNNNNNNNNNNNNNNNNNNNNNNNNNNNNNNNNNNNNNNNNNNNNNNNNNNNNNNNNNNNNNNNNNNNNNNNNNNNNNNNNNNNNNNNNNNNNNNNNNNNNNNNNNNNNNNNNNNNNNNNNNNNNNNNNNNNNNNNNNNNNNNNNNNNNNNNNNNNNNNNNNNNNNNNNNNNNNNNNNNNNNNNNNNNNNNNNNNNNNNNNNNNNNNNNNNNNNNNNNNNNNNNNNNNNNNNNNNNNNNNNNNNNNNNNNNNNNNNNNNNNNNNNNNNNNNNNNNNNNNNNNNNNNNNNNNNNNNNNNNNNNNNNNNNNNNNNNNNNNNNNNNNNNNNNNNNNNNNNNNNNNNNNNNNNNNNNNNNNNNNNNNNNNNNNNNNNNNNNNNNNNNNNNNNNNNNNNNNNNNNNNNNNNNNNNNNNNNNNNNNNNNNNNNNNNNNNNNNNNNNNNNNNNNNNNNNNNNNNNNNNNNNNNNNNNNNNNNNNNNNNNNNNNNNNNNNNNNNNNNNNNNNNNNNNNNNNNNNNNNNNNNNNNNNNNNNNNNNNNNNNNNNNNNNNNNNNNNNNNNNNNNNNNNNNNNNNNNNNNNNNNNNNNNNNNNNNNNNNNNNNNNNNNNNNNNNNNNNNNNNNNNNNNNNNNNNNNNNNNNNNNNNNNNNNNNNNNNNNNNNNNNNNNNNNNNNNNNNNNNNNNNNNNNNNNNNNNNNNNNNNNNNNNNNNNNNNNNNNNNNNNNNNNNNNNNNNNNNNNNNNNNNNNNNNNNNNNNNNNNNNNNNNNNNNNNNNNNNNNNNNNNNNNNNNNNNNNNNNNNNNNNNNNNNNNNNNNNNNNNNNNNNNNNNCCGGTCAAAATGGAGGTATTTTTCACTTATTTGTGTATCTGAAGACACCGTGCGACAAACAATCAATCATTTAAGGATCTTTTGAAATTTGCCCTTCTATACTAGTGGAACGGACTTGCTTTCCCCCAATTTTCGAACTTCCAGAGTCATTACAGGGTGTCCAATAAATTTCGCCATTGAAGAAACGGCCGAATTGAGGTATTTTTTACGTTTTCGAAGTGATTGCGGGCACCGCACAACGAGGAATGTAAGACATAGGAACCaagtagatttttttatttcttgtggaGGGTATGAACTTACTTTGTACAAATTTACGGACCTCCACTGCCACTACAAGGTGTTCAAAAAAATTCTCCAAAAACGGCAAATTTGAGGTATTTTTGACGTTTTCGCTGCCATTTCGGGTATCGCAGGACGAAGAATATAAGACGTTGTACGAAaagaataaatttcttttacttctcCACGGACTTAAACTTTCGTTTTCTCTTAAACCCAACAGCATGGTAAAAATGGGCACGTTCGGACACGAGGTCGGTATGGAAAATCTGTCATTACTTGGCACAGCGGGTACAACATCTCAAAAACTATAGCTTCTTAGGGAGCTGAGGATAAGTCTTTCTAAAGCAGGTCtggttttttttcaaaacatcaaTAGTTTCAGAGATTTTCAATGGGTAAACTTACTTAAAAATCCACCATCGTATAATTTGAGGAAGGCTAAGAACTTTCTGCACCCCTATGATTTTCCATTCGAGATTCCATTTTCCTCGCCATCATTTTTAAAGATGAGAACCAGCGTAATTTTATATAGATACACACGGTCTTGATCAAGCGCACGTGAAGGTAAATTTTGATTCTTTAACAATGGCAATGGTTCTTGGTACATTACCCCGCATTTAAGGTGATTCGATGGACGCTCTTTCTTGTGTCAGAGCGACATGCGATATTTCACATCGatttgttcaattttttcaGTCACTCGTCATATTTCTCGAATTTTCAGATCGCAATTCTGTTGTCAGGGGGCTTAAGAATTCAATAACCAGTTTTGACTGATAAATTCAACGTTGTTAAGGCGTATTTTCAGGGGAAAAATATAACATTCGAGTGCAGTCTCGATATCAGTATAGAATTCGATATTTATCCTCCAAAAAAAATTACGCCTTCATTACGTTGAATTTGTTCGTCAAAATTGGTAGGTGAATTCTTTAGTCTCCGGACAACAGAACTATGATCTCAAAATTCGAGAAAAATGACGAGTAGCTGAAAAAAATGGAACCACTCGcgtgcatatatatatacatcgCATGTCGTTTTGACACATAGTATGTCGTCCATCATATCACCTGAATTCGCGACCACAACCTTTTCGTACGATTGAAATTACGCCCGCTGGACGAATGAAAATGAAGCTTCGAATTAATTACGAGGTAAATTTGAAACAAGTGATTCATCAGAGTTTAAGGAGATCACGATTCGCGCAAGAAAAATTTGTGACATTAATTTGTAAGAAATGTGTAACCCTCTATTGCATACTTACACATATATCGACGGTGAAACTACCAAACCACGTATCTCGGTTTGCGACGTCGCAAACTTCCtgtcataatttattttttaaatgaaaaactaCTTAACGTCCAGTCTTGAAAATTTCTGTGATTTTTCCTCTTTGTGCGGAGAAAATTCTGTGAANATTTCAAGGAATGATATTGATTTGGTCtacttcaaaaaaataaaatgtgagcGAAGATTTTTAAACACCGCAAACGAGATACGTGGTTTGGTAGTTTCACCGTCGATATGTAATTTAgcgtattttcattttttaaaaattctgtTTGACCGCATCAATGTTTCTGAATGCATCTACGTAAGCCCAAGGTTGAATTCTATTGGATACAAATAGCGGGACCCACTCCAGTGTTGctaaattaggttaaaaaacGTGTTTTTTGCGGCAACTTTGGTCAGCGTAGGTCGGCTCACGGAACGCATTTTCGGCGCAGGATTTCGGTTGGTAAGAGTGGCCGTATGACAATGAAAAAATATGTGTATTTGTATCATACGTCCTACTTTTTTTAGGTAACAACAAGAAATATTAGATATAAAATGGGTTCttaataaattgattgaaaacTGAATAACATATATGTGATTGTTAAAAATTTACCTAGTTTTAAGTAATTAGGTAATGGTCCTAGTAATTAGTTAACTTTATTAAACTTAAACGTTCTGCGCTGCATGCCTGAACTCAACATCAGAACTTCatttcatcaatttttcttGCGCGAATCGTGCTCTTCTTAAAGTTTGATGAATCTCTCGTAACAAGCAGCTTTCATTTGAGCTTTGTCTGGTGGTCAGTGTACTTTCTAGACTGTGGGCTCTCTAGGGTTAGCAATCTAAGTTTCGATACGCTGTGCTAGGAGGTTGTTGTGCTGGAGGATGCAGATCAGTTATTATGGAAATGATGAAAAAGAGGCCGGCAAAACAGGATGCAAATCAACGTGCTCCTGGGCCGATAAATTGCCTATCTCTGCACATTGAAGGCGATCACATGAATGGACGCCGCGTTGGCGCAGCATTGAACTCACGAATCTATATATCATCGCGGGAATGATGGTGAACGTATCAAATTAAACGTCTAACGTAGCTTTCTTTGATTGGAGGGAACAGCAAATCCCTCACTTCGACTCGCATTGCGAGTCAGTTGACggtaatattttcataaaaatgtaaCATTTGGTATTTTCTTCCTTAACTCTCTAAATATCGGGGTAAACTTAaaattttccattattttcaataatgaaAATGCAGAAACTTTCATAATGAACCGCGGTAAAATTTTCTTGGGCCTCCAAAATTGTTAGTTCAAACGAAGTTTATGTCTTGAAGGGCCCactttatatgaaaataattgaaaaaagagGTATGGATACTGCGGACAAGCGGTAACGGTGAAATTTCAACTCAAATCTCACATGAAAAAAGTCCTAATATCTTTTCATAGTCCATGTTTTTCCCTCCTTTTCTTTACATCAATCGGAACCGGCTTACCGCTAAGACTAATCAGCTCAAGGAGAGTAGCATacccatttttattattttaaattttattggacGCACTGTAAGTGATACCTAGTAGTGTGGAAGGGATATCCACACCTTTAACCTAGCCCGCATAAGGGGAATTCATAAAGACGGGAAtctgaatattttctttttttcttctgtttgtGAAGGTTCCGCAATCGAGGGAAGCAGAATATATTTGTCGCACTTGCCACAACGACGTAATTGCCGAAAAAGACAAGGAAATATTATATTggcaaaataaatatataaattcaacAGCGACCACACAGAACTCTCGGAATCCGAAGTTTCAATCACTAGAAAAAGTAATTGTAACGACAAACAACCAAACGAAGTATAGTTTTCGTTTAGAGccggaagaagagagaaaattggaCGACATTTTTTTCCCTGACGAACAACCAAAGACGACCGGAATTCTAAAGCTTCATCCGAATGATGAAGCAGTACTTTCAGCCGTTTTGTTTCCAGAACCGACTCTTAGATTGAGTAAGTGTTTGATACTGACATGAATCATATTGAACTTAGAAAGAACAATTAGTGGaactacaatattttttttaattgactaATAGAAACGTATCGAGCATCATACgaagatttattaatttttttccagATCTTTTCCGATAAAAAATGGCACTGATTTGAGAAgaaacattttggtgttttATTGTGTAAAAGGAGGGGTATCGTTAAGGGCCTTTTCTGAGCCCACCCTTAAATTCCTCAACTCCGCGATTTTTTGGTCATTTAAGGTCTATATTTTATGGAATGCATCATGGTTTGGTCATTTCTGGTCTATTTCGGGGTCTACCACTGGCCTAAACATGGGTCTGAAGGCCAATTTTGGCCAAAAATGCGGGTTTTTCGGCATTCGACGCGCTGTTTCGTAACGATTCCTTCGGGGGAACAAAAAGTCCTTCAAGTATGTTCAGTAGGGATGTAAGAGAGTCACTTTCGCCAATTTTCGTCGATGTCAATCTTTGCGCTCatagttaaaaaaaactttttaaaacttttcctgtttttcatcaatatttaaaatagctTAAAAAAGGCGACTCATCTTACACCACAATTAAACTTTTTTGGCAGGAAATGGCCGCGGGTGGCCCACGTTGGGACGATCCCGGAAAAAGTGGGACATTTGACTACTGTGCGGTGAAAATATTCGAATCCGgaaattgcatgattttttcGTTGTAATTGGTTCCTTAAGGTCTACCACACacgaaaaaaataatttctaataaattcgtgcctttttatattgaaaatccATATGTCAAACGCGAGGGTCGAGAAATTCATGTTTCTATTTGTATGTCACTAAATATTTTTCCCACGTCATTAGAAAGGattattttccttcttctccccTATTTCGGAAATGGCACATGCTAAGGGACAGAAATGTGGCCTGAAAGatgctttcaaatattttacCTTCATTTTAATCAATGACTTTAATGTTCGCAAATAAAAAgcagtaaaataaaaatatacaatgatttttaataaaatgtcaGCAAATGTCCAAGAAACTGTTTGCACCAAGTTATTCTACACATTCTCAGCTTTCCAACAAGCTATTTTCCAGCTGCAACTTCCTGCAACTTCGAGCAAAACAAACCAAACAGTGCAGCGCGGNNNNNNNNNNNNNNNNNNNNNNNNNNNNNNNNNNNNNNNNNNNNNNNNNNNNNNNNNNNNNNNNNNNNNNNNNNNNNNNNNNNNNNNNNNNNNNNNNNNNNNNNNNNNNNNNNNNNNNNNNNNNNNNNNNNNNNNNNNNNNNNNNNNNNNNNNNNNNNNNNNNNNNNNNNNNNNNNNNNNNNNNNNNNNNNNNNNNNNNNNNNNNNNNNNNNNNNNNNNNNNNNNNNNNNNNNNNNNNNNNNNNNNNNNNNNNNNNNNNNNNNNNNNNNNNNNNNNNNNNNNNNNNNNNNNNNNNNNNNNNNNNNNNNNNNNNNNNNNNNNNNNNNNNNNNNNNNNNNNNNNNNNNNNNNNNNNNNNNNNNNNNNNNNNNNNNNNNNNNNNNNNNNNNNNNNNNNNNNNNNNNNNNNNNNCCGCGCTGCACTGTTTGGTTTGTTTTGCTCGAAGTTGCAGGAAGTTGCAGCTGGAAAATAGCTTGTTGGAAAGCTGAGAATGTGTAGAATAACTTGGTGCAAACAGTTTCTTGGACATTTGCtgacattttattaaaaatcattgtatatttttattttactgcTTTTTATTTGCGAACATTAAAGTCATTGATTAAAATGAAGgtaaaatatttgaaagcatCTTTCAGGCCACATTTCTGTCCCTTAGCATGTGCCATTTCCGAAATAggggagaagaaggaaaataatCCTTTCTAATGACGTGGGAAAAATATTTAGTGACATACAAATAGAAACATGAATTTCTCGACCCTCGCGTTTGACATATggattttcaatataaaaaggcacgaatttattagaaattatttttttcgtGTGTGGTAGACCTTAAGGAACCAATTACAACgaaaaaatcatgcaatttcCGGATTCGAATATTTTCACCGCACAGTAGTCAAGTGTCCCACTTTTTCCGGGATCGTCCCAACGTGTGGCCCAAACCTTCCTCCAAGAACTTTTTTTGATTCAANGCCCCCCAAAAAAGCCGGTGTCGCCATATTTTATTGCCTGAATCCACGAAAAATCTAGTATTTCAGAATATGGAAGGCTGCTCCTCGTCGAGCTCATTCCGCAAGTTCAAATACCTTTACTTTTCATACGCAGTGGCCGAATTACTAGGAATTTTATGCATGTTATGCTCAGTTTAAGGTAATTAATGTCTGTatctttcttttgcttttaggGAAACCGGGCATCAAATCTCGAGAGACATCTGGAGACTCACCACAAAGAAGAGTTTCAGGAACTGAAAAAAGAGAAGTCAGAAAAAGCCGGATCTTCAACGGCGACGGCTCAACAAGATGACGACGAATATTTGAAAGTCAAAATGTCGCCACAAGTCCTCAAGAGGAGCTGCGTTAAAATAATAACCCTTGGCGGTCGTCCTTTGGAATGTATGGATGACGAAGGTTTTCATGACATCATCGGCCCAATCATAGATGCAATGCCAGCGCATAAACAATTCGCGATTTCAGCCGGCACCGTCAAGCGAATGATTCCTGACGAGGCGACTCAGCTAGTGATGAATTTGCGGAGTGAACTTGCACGCAGGTTTGTATGCCTGAAAGTTGACGCCGTTTCCCGTCTGCACCGCAGCTTTCTTGGCATAAATGTCCAATTCATCGAAAATGCCCAGGTCTGCATAAGAACGTTAGCGGTGACGGAAATTACAAAGAAGCACACAGGTGAGAACatgaaagaaatggtcttggaGTGCCTGAAGAAGTACGGTGTGGATTTGAAGCATGTGTATACTTTCACTACAGACAACGGATCCAACATGATCAAAACTGGGCGGCTTTTACAAGTCCTCCAGGAGAAAAATTACATCTCCGAGGTGGATGCAGAGATGACACAATATTTGGAGGACTTCTTTGAAGGTTTAGAATTTGATATAGACTCCGCCGGTTCCATTTTATCCTCTGTCCCTTGTGCAGCACACACGCTGCAGTTGGCAGTGCTGGAGTTCCTAAAGGaagaaatcaataaaacaattcTGGAAAGAGCACGCCAAGAAGTGAGGACTCTTCGGACTCAAAATTTGGTGCTTAAGTTGAAGGAGTTGAAATTGCCTATCCCGACGCTCGACTGCATAACGAGGTGGCATTCTACCGATGATATGCTGGCATCTCTCTTGAAATTAAAACCGTTTTCAGAACAACTGCAAATCAAATTGACCGAGGCAGAATggaaagaaatagaggagcttCACAAAACGCTAGAGCCAGCTAAAATAGCGACGAAGGTGTTTGAAGAAGAGCAACTGTTAATAGGAGACTTTGTTGCGTATTGGATGCGcatgaaaggaaaaattaagaAGTTGAATACTCCGTACGCAGACAAACTAGTAAGCTACATCGAAGCACGGGAACGGATACCGGCGGCTAATCGAGACACACCGTTAATGAAGAATCCGGCAGTTGTGGCAGCCCTTTATCTCGACCCAAGGTACTTCAACGTGTTGAGCGAAGATGACGTGAAATTAGCTGAAAATCACATATTGAAACTATATGCCCGAATGTGTGAAGAAGAACCGCGACAGCCTTCGCAAGAAGTTCAAGAAGTTTTTTCTGACGAGGAAGAAGACGAGTTCCGAGCGATGCTGatagaaaaggaaagagaacGAACGATTCGACCGTCGCCAAAGAAACGCGGGAAGGTCGCCTTGGACATGGAACTAGACCTGTATGATTTTCGCAGCAGGATAAAGATGGTGCATCGTAAAACTAACATCTTAGAATGGTGGCAAACCGAGGGCTATCGTAAATGGCCCCGCCTTCTCGCCATTGCGAACATAGTTTTAGCTGTACCCGCAACCCAAGTATCGGTGGAGCGATTGTTTTCCGGCCTGAAGTATATATTTTCGAAATCCCGAAGCAACATTGGGTCCGAACTGTTAGAGGCAATTACGGTCATAAGGAGCAATTCGAAGTTTATGGAAAGGTACGTAGTCCCAGAATGTGCAATTGACAGGAGAAGCAGTGCGGAATCAGCATCTGACGAAAGCTTCAATTCATCGGTCAGCTCATCCTGAATGTGTATGTAACGGTGTAActccaaaaattaattattttcattatttaaaattgtcccttttaccaaaaattaatttataggtAATTGTTGAACCAAATTTCGGAAATGTTGTCGGTGATTAGTATTATACTATTGTATTATTCTCTGTTGTGATAAAAATTGAGTCCTATAAATGCATAACTAAAAATCCGGTGTTATGAATAATTTATCTACAGACTGTGTGTGCTTGTCTAGAGGCGTGTGTAAATTAGGTAAATGTGTCTCATAGGGTCCTGCTGCTTCTCAAGTTGGGATATTTGCGATTCCAACGTCCCAGTTACCCGATAGAATTGTGCCCAGAAAATGATAGCGATATAAGTTACATTAGGAATAACTGTCCCTCAGAATAACCCATATTCAGTTACAGTTTAGGAACTACTAAGATACcgaaaaataaacatgattttTTAGTGAATTTCGGGGCATCACGTTATTCCTTTGAATGGAAAATGTACTTTGAAGGTGTTTTTTGTATTTGCAAAGGATGCAAATTTTTAAGTCtgatataattcaatttaaagctttagaattttgttattttttctaaagGGCATTTTCAAAGTTGTTAAAGATATTGTGTAATTTAAGTAATCCGCgtaatttttgtatttctattttaaGTAGAAATCGTCTCTAATNTATGTACATTTATTCTGTGGCGATTCTTGAAAGTTGGCAGGACTGTCCTTCCTTCATTCAAATGTACGTAAAATTATCGATTATTGGTGAGGCAGCTTGGCGTGCCTAAAATCGATATTTTCAATGTATTTAAATGAACGGAAAACGGTGTTGTCAACTCACAAAATCGACACTGCATTTATTGTAAATTACGTGCACAGAAGTAAGAAGGGGCTAAATCCTTGATTACTGGAAGTATTAAATTACGATTAATCTTGAAGAATTTAAAACTGTGTTACTGTTATATTTTTACCCGGTGATACGTGTGTTAGGACAAAGTGATTTGGTATTTTTGGAAGCAACAGACTAATCATTAATACTGGAAAACATCCCAGAGTTACAAAAGTTTAGAATGTTCATACTTTAAACCATGCCGACTATCAATTTTAATTCTGAACATACGAATTTGCAGCAAGTATTTGTCAGTTAGACAATGAGCTATGAAAATGTACGATATCATTTGATGTCTGcttaatttaattgaaagtaatttaaaataatactgCCGTTGTACACAGCGTATGTGCCTCA
Coding sequences within:
- the LOC106779995 gene encoding uncharacterized protein LOC106779995, with translation MSEKKRKRPEYRNPVRKYFEWNESRKCQMCKVKGCSSGISGNRASNLERHLETHHKEEFQELKKEKSEKAGSSTATAQQDDDEYLKVKMSPQVLKRSCVKIITLGGRPLECMDDEGFHDIIGPIIDAMPAHKQFAISAGTVKRMIPDEATQLVMNLRSELARRFVCLKVDAVSRLHRSFLGINVQFIENAQVCIRTLAVTEITKKHTGENMKEMVLECLKKYGVDLKHVYTFTTDNGSNMIKTGRLLQVLQEKNYISEVDAEMTQYLEDFFEGLEFDIDSAGSILSSVPCAAHTLQLAVLEFLKEEINKTILERARQEVRTLRTQNLVLKLKELKLPIPTLDCITRWHSTDDMLASLLKLKPFSEQLQIKLTEAEWKEIEELHKTLEPAKIATKVFEEEQLLIGDFVAYWMRMKGKIKKLNTPYADKLVSYIEARERIPAANRDTPLMKNPAVVAALYLDPRYFNVLSEDDVKLAENHILKLYARMCEEEPRQPSQEVQEVFSDEEEDEFRAMLIEKERERTIRPSPKKRGKVALDMELDLYDFRSRIKMVHRKTNILEWWQTEGYRKWPRLLAIANIVLAVPATQVSVERLFSGLKYIFSKSRSNIGSELLEAITVIRSNSKFMERYVVPECAIDRRSSAESASDESFNSSVSSS